The following are encoded together in the Daucus carota subsp. sativus chromosome 5, DH1 v3.0, whole genome shotgun sequence genome:
- the LOC108221011 gene encoding fatty acyl-CoA reductase 2, chloroplastic codes for MMESLSLSSIPVAPKASTRLSQMQSRCLLAKRNGMIYCQSGKNVVKTSKVSSVLTDRSTVISPDNGSALLDAAGSLVLNPNRNGQAEIVAKDLVPYNGTLIDVHEKGIGIVKFLQGKGLLITGATGFLAKVLIEKILRTVPDVGKIYLLIKAKNKEAANERMKNEIINTELFKCLKQKHGKSYQAFMLSKLVPVVGNVCESNLGLDDDMATAIMHDVDIIVNSAANTTFDERYDVSLDINTGGPSRVMTLAKKCTKLKLFLQISTAYVNGQRQGRVMEKPFCVGDSIARESHTFGKPGTSNLPKLNVRDELEFVLDPKQGLEGNALAQNMKALGSERAKKYGWQDTYVFTKAMGEMLIDNLRGDIPVVIIRPSVIESTYKEPFPGWMEGNRMMDPIVLYYGKGQLTGFLVDPNGVLDVVPADMVVNATLAAMAKHGSAAKSESNIYQIASSVVNPLVFQDLAELLYQHFNSLPCVDSKGRPIHVPAMKLFKSMDDFSSHLWRDTIHRIGLTDLPNPNKKDSRKLENICRKSVEQAKYLAKIYAPYSFYGGRFDNSNTERLMACMSEEEKQIFGFNVGSIDWKDYISNVHIPGLRRHVMKERGMCS; via the exons ATGATGGAATCTTTATCGCTATCTTCCATCCCGGTTGCACCAAAAGCATCTACAAGATTGTCTCAAATGCAAAGCCGGTGCCTTTTGGCAAAGAGGAATGGCATGATATATTGTCAAAGTGGAAAAAATGTTGTAAAGACGAGTAAGGTTTCATCTGTTTTGACAGATAGGTCCACTGTCATAAGCCCGGATAATGGCTCCGCTCTCTTGGATGCAGCAGGGAGCTTGGTTTTGAATCCAAATAGGAACGGCCAGGCTGAGATTGTCGCAAAGGATTTGGTGCCTTATAATGGAACCCTTATAGATGTGCATGAGAAGGGTATTGGGATTGTTAAGTTTCTTCAAGGAAAAGGGCTTCTCATAACCGGTGCAACTGGATTCTTGGCAAAAG TTCTTATAGAGAAGATACTGCGCACTGTTCCTGATGTTGGTAAAATTTATCTCTTGATCAAGGCAAAGAATAAAGAAGCTGCAAATGAAAGAATGAAAAATGAA ATTATTAACACCGAGCTGTTTAAGTGTCTCAAACAAAAACATGGAAAATCCTATCAAGCTTTCATGTTGAGCAAGCTTGTTCCTGTTGTTGGGAATGTTTGTGAATCTAATCTAGGTTTAGATGATGATATGGCAACTGCAATTATGCATGACGTTGACATAATCGTGAACTCTGCAGCTAATACCACTTTCGATGAGAG ATACGACGTTTCTCTTGACATAAACACCGGTGGACCTAGTCGTGTTATGACTCTGGCAAAAAAATGCACGAAGCTCAAACTCTTCTTGCAAATCTCCACAG CTTATGTTAATGGACAGAGACAAGGAAGAGTCATGGAAAAACCATTCTGTGTTGGCGATAGCATAGCCAGAGAAAGTCACACATTTGGAAAACCAGGAACCTCTAATCTTCCAAAACTGAATGTCCGAGATGAATTAGAGTTCGTCCTGGACCCCAAACAAGGTTTAGAAGGCAATGCATTGGCTCAAAACATGAAGGCTTTGGGATCAGAGAG AGCAAAAAAGTACGGGTGGCAAGACACTTATGTATTTACCAAGGCTATGGGGGAAATGCTGATTGATAATCTGAGAGGAGATATACCAGTAGTGATAATTCGACCCAGTGTCATCGAAAGTACGTACAAAGAACCATTTCCTGGTTGGATGGAAGGAAATAG GATGATGGATCCAATTGTTCTGTACTATGGGAAAGGGCAGCTCACTGGATTTCTAGTAGACCCCAATGGAGTACTTGATGTT GTTCCAGCAGACATGGTTGTGAATGCAACCCTGGCAGCAATGGCGAAACACGGGTCTGCGGCAAAATCAGAAAGCAACATATACCAGATAGCTTCATCTGTTGTAAACCCATTAGTCTTTCAGGACTTGGCTGAGTTGTTGTATCAACACTTCAACTCCTTGCCCTGTGTTGACAGCAAGGGGAGGCCGATCCACGTGCCAGCCATGAAACTCTTCAAGTCTATGGATGATTTCTCTTCTCACCTCTGGAGGGACACGATCCACAGAATTGGATTGACAGACTTGCCCAATCCTAATAAGAAAGATTCTCGGaaacttgaaaatatttgcagAAAGTCAGTTGAACAGGCAAAGTACTTGGCAAAAATATATGCTCCATACTCATTCTATGGTGGAAG GTTCGACAACAGCAACACAGAGCGATTGATGGCATGCATGTCCGAGGAAGAAAAACAGATATTCGGGTTTAACGTGGGAAGCATTGACTGGAAAGATTATATCTCAAATGTTCATATTCCAGGGCTGAGGAGGCATGTAATGAAGGAAAGAGGGATGTGCAGCTAA